In Kryptolebias marmoratus isolate JLee-2015 linkage group LG2, ASM164957v2, whole genome shotgun sequence, the genomic stretch NNNNNNNNNNNNNNNNNNNNNNNNNNNNNNNNNNNNNNNNNNNNNNNNNNNNNNNNNNNNNNNNNNNNNNNNNNNNNNNNNNNNNNNNNNNNNNNNNNNNNNNNNNNNNNNNNNNNNNNNNNNNNNNNNNNNNNNNNNNNNNNNNNNNNNNNNNNNNNNNNNNNNNNNNNNNNNNNNNNNNNNNNNNNNNNNNNNNNNNNNNNNNNNNNNNNNNNNNNNNNNNNNNNNNNNNNNNNNNNNNNNNNNNNNNNNNNNNNNNNNNNNNNNNNNNNNNNNNNNNNNNNNNNNNNNNNNNNNNNNNNNNNNNNNNNNNNNNNNNNNNNNNNNNNNNNNNNNNNNNNNNNNNNNNNNNNNNNNNNNNNNNNNNNNNNNNNNNNNNNNNNNNNNNNNNNNNNNNNNNNNNNNNNNNNNNNNNNNNNNNNNNNNNNNNNNNNNNNNNNNNNNNNNNNNNNNNNNNNNNNNNNNNNNNNNNNNNNNNNNNNNNNNNNNNNNNNNNNNNNNNNNNNNNNNNNNNNNNNNNNNNNNNNNNNNNNNNNNNNNNNNNNNNNNNNNNNNNNNNNNNNNNNNNNNNNNNNNNNNNNNNNNNNNNNNNNNNNNNNNNNNNNNNNNNNNNNNNNNNNNNNNtctttcatattttaatttaatacaaTTAGAGCTTCATGTTACCTACCTGTGGCATCCCCACCTTCAAGATATCAGTGAGGATGGACAGAATCTGTGTGTAGGAGTAGCTGTCATAAGCCTTCATGCTCAAGAAGTGGACACACTCCATTTCCAGTTGTTTTAAGTGCTCTTCATCTTGCTTGGTAAGTTCCCTGCCCTCAAGAACATGACCAGCAAAGCGATGCAGAAGACGGCAGAAGTGGAAGAAATTAGCCTGACTTGGCTCAGGAGCTTTGAAGACACCGTTACCAATGATTTCTTCCAACACACTCAAGCCCATTCTGTTTAGGATCTTGTTTCCTGAAACACAGTAAATAGACGTGTTTGACATGTAGCTCCTTCCAGCCCAAACTAACTAACCTTATTTCTCAGCTGGAGTCATAGTTCTGGTAGGATCTCTCTATTGGCTTTACTAATGTtaagtctttgtgtttgtttttctcgaGGTGCCTGTTTGTGTGAATCTGGTATGTTAtactttttcaattttattcttATCAATGTCTCTGAACCCAACttcaaaacattatcatctgccttcaccttttgggggcaggaaataataaatctaaataacaAGAAACTAAATAGGAAGACAATCATAActcaaaaataatctgaaaaccCAAACACCATGATGTGCAGTTTGCATTTTCAAGGTCATCATGCAAAACTGTGTTTGCAGGCCTGATAAGAGTCCAGTGTAACTTTAAACAGATGCATATATGGTCAGCTCTCTACAGGatgtattgttttattactgTGTCAGTCTATTTCCCTGGTAGTTAATCCTGAAATTCAAATTTAAGAAAAAGATTATCACACCTGAGAAGTCTTGCAGTGGGTTTTGCTGTGGGTGTTCTTGTGCCCACCACCAGGCATGTCCACCAATCAGCAGGCCTCCTCCTTCTGACACAAAGGCTTGGATTTTCTCAGGATCTTCTTCACTGTATGCtgtgcacacataaacactcaGGTCTTGCCTGAATGTTGTCTTCTCACATTCTAACCCTAAGTTGGGTAAAATGTTGACCTCTGGACGAAACCCTATGACCCCATTCCTGCCTTGGTCCAGCCAACGAATTGCATTATTCCAAAATGATGCCAGTTTCTATAAATATAGGGAAAGTTAATTGTACGTCAGAAAAGGTgaagaaagctttttaaaattcaacacaACACAGATAACCAATGTAAAACAGCATTAAGTtataaaagtatatatattttattgtatgctggtgtagattctcagtcatccaggccatggtaagttcaaaaaaggttaaaaaacaaaaacaactgaacttctattctgtagttgaagacgtttcgcttctcatcgcttctcaactccacactctctatttctgaattgagaaagctcctcggatgagaagcgaaacatcttcaactacagaagagaagtccaattgtttttgtttttttaaccttttttgatcATTTCATTGTAATTGTATTCCTTgatatttagtgttttattgtaaaaaaaaaaaaaaaaaaaagtcttgttaaaaatatgattttgttttttttttgtttttttaatgagaaaaagacaaaaaacaaacaaaaaaacaaaaaacaaatacaaactaaaGCTGCAAAAACTTTACCTCAGATCCAATTAAAGATTCATGTGTCACCAGAATTACTCGTCCCTTCCCAAAGTAGGTTCCTGCCAGGAACGCTTGTCCATCGTTTGTGGCACCAATGGGAAAGGCAAGAGGGCCGTGGATCAGAGCCTCAGAGAGACCAGCATCTCCCTGGATGTCAAACTCTGAAATCCCTTTCAGCAGATACTCCAGATCTTCcttaaaagtcattttattgctttgttaTAGCAAGAAGATGGAGACAGAATCATTGGTGTGATGATGGATGATCAATAATGAACATTAATCAGAATTTCTAAACAATATTTAGCAAAAGCTTGTTTTGTGCCTCATAGCTTTATAACAAAGTCATTGTGCAAAGGTAAGCCTAAATGttacatttgtaaaattttgatttttttttttttttttttttttttataaaaacattatctaaatattttttactaCTGTGGCATCATGTCGACTGGTACAATTCACACATAACATTGATTATTATTGGAGAACAACAtcattttacttaaaatttggttttaaactaaCTGTGTATTGTGGGGTGCAATAATAAAGAAAcctgaaatttgaaaaaaaaaagtaaatatacaCTTACTGTAAGGATTTCCAGGATGTTGGGATTTCAGGGCTTATAGGCAGGTTTTCTCCTTTTGCATATTGATCAGAAAAGTAGATCCCTGCCACCCCTGAGactttatttcctgaaaactgAAGGATTAGATTTTCGTTGGGGTTCTGTGCAGCCCAGTTCCACGCTTGTCCCCCTATCAGCACCCCTCCTCCTGCTTTAATGAAGGCTACCAGATCTCCTGCGCTTGCACCAACTTGGTAGGCATCTGATACATACACACTAACTCCCAGACTTCCACTAAAACCCTCAACAAGGCTAACTTGGAAGTTGGATTTACTGAGATTGTCAGCAACTGCCTTCAGGTTTTGGTGCACCCCCAAAGACAAGTTTTCTGATTCCCCTCCTCCCAGCCAGATCACAGCATTCTCTACCAGAGCAGGAGACAAAGTCAGGTACCGCTCATGACTCAGGACCACAACTCTTCCTCTGCCGTACCGAGAAGCAGCCATGAGGACATGACCATCGCTGTTCATCACTACAGGAAAGGCATTTTCTCCTGAGAGCACCAGGTTACAAGGAACGCTGGAGCTGCGTAGGTCCAGCTCCTTCAGGCCTTTCACAAGAGACTTGTAGGCGTCTTCATGGTAAGACTGGGTTGGCTGGTCAGACATGGTGAGACGATAGTCTGTAGGTTAAACAAAGACAGGAGGTTAAAAAATTGTTCTCTTGATGTAAATGAGATGCTGTGATAGTTAAGGATCTCCTTTCCTGtgtgaaacagacaaacatatctaaatattttttatgtttcacaaATCAATTATATTACTTACAACAAttaactagttttatttttttatccaaacaTGAAAGTCACTTTTACCTGAATGCAACTTTGGATCTCAAAGTGTAATTCAGTCCTGGCACTGCAGTTTTCCAagcagctccttcagagagGATTAGAGTAGAAGTCAAAAGAATTCAGAAATGACATAATGCTTTACTTCTATggaaaaggagaaggagaatATAGGCAGGGACTTAAATCACCAACCAATGAACAGTGAAGAAAGACAGTCTCTCCTTTTATAGTcatctttctttatctttacaGTGTTAGTTACTCATGTTGATTTTATTCCTGAGAACTGAGTCAACTACCATAAAAGATGCACAAGAAGCATGTTAACAACTAAGTTTCACTATGAGTACTTTATTCAGCCTTTTACTTTTAATGATTAATTAAATAATCATATGTCACACCGATGAATGACATCAccacaaacaatttttttcaacacaaaatagAATGAAACTAAAAGGTACCTTAAAGACAGTGGTAATTTTTGCCTCTAGAAAGACGTTGGTGcattaaacctttttctttctgttgacTTCTAACATGTTTAATACAATTTACCTTCCTTAATTCTTCTGCTTCATCCTATAGGGGGCACACAATGAGAGATTTTGCAAGTGTTTTACACTGAATACCATTTCTAAATCAACCTGggctcagacctgcagcctcaggattaagAGACAGCAGTTCTGACCAATGAGCCACTGCAACCCTCGTTCAACACAaacaataacacacaaaaatgtgaatgtgtgtgtcagCATCAGAAACTGAAGAGAGGGCTATGACTGAGTGAGTGGACATCTGTATGCTTTACATGTACAGTGTGATTAGCGTTACTTTAATAGTTGTACATTTCACCATCCCAACACACCCAACTCAGATCATCAAAATGGGACCATGACAACATCACAGAGACAGGAATATTAAGCAGACAACAGCTACACATTCACCTTCTATggaaaactcaaataaaacaacaactttgttttgtttatataacTCGTGTGGTCAAAGTAGTCAGAAGCTGGTGTAGTTGCTTGATTTGAGCAGAACATTGGGCTGATGCCCTGGCTCATACAGAACTTGAAATGGAGTTCAAACTCCACCAACCTGGCTAGCCACTTTGTCAGCCAGGATGCAAAGGGTGCGCAGTAAATCTTTCAGCAACAACCTTTATCAGGGTGGTGTCAGGATCGGAGGACacggaaaagaaccctgagcgcagactcataataaaggaaataactaatttattaaatgaacaaaacaaaagctgacgtggcagcatcgaaaacagaaacaaaaaccaaaggcaCGGCGGGGTGAGACATCAAAGAACCAAGGCACGgagaacaaacaacaaccaacagacgacaaacaatgaaccgacgaCTAATGGGAGAAATGATCAGGTATTTGaatactgaggataacgagggaagtggaaacaggtgagtagAGATGAtgatggacaggtggagatgggcgtggcaaggaggacAAAAGAGAGACGGACGAGGAGTGATAACAGGGCacaatacaaacaggaaaaaaccaaactgaaaacaacaaccagaataataaaaaacacaaaaccgaaaacacaaaaatccaaatccttaCAGGTGGCTGTTAATCATCAATATGAAACCATCCTCAGTAACACCAACATTCAAAACTGCAGAACACAGTTACAATAATATTAGCATTACTATTTAGACGtgacaaaaatcaataaacagtttaaaaaaatacaacatccTGTAATcctcagcagctccttcagATCTCATAACTGATAACAGCTTACAATCCAACAGACTGATAACTGTGATTTACAATACCAATTCTGAAAAAATTGGgcaatgtagaaaaaaaagtaaacaaaaaaaagagaataaaaaaagaacagaatgcaatgatttctaaatatcaaacattttatttgtggaacttagtaaacacataaaatgttcGTTTTTAATTCGATGGCAGCAACACTCCTGAAATAAGGTGGTACAGGGTCATGTTTCTCACTTTGATGCATCCCCTCTTCCTTttacaacagtctgtaaacatctaagaTCTGAGGAGATCAGCTGTTCCAGGTTTCGGAGGgcatgttgtcccattcttgactgatggaggattctagctgttcaacagtcctgggtcttttcATGATCCaccaaatgtttttgcttggTGAGAGGTCTGAACTGATGCCACAAAAATGGCAGGCACAAAagtgagaaagagaaaaaaatgttctctaTTTTCGTCCATCAGTGCATTCACTTATTTTCACCTAATAACTGTAAAAATTGGACATTCATGTCTCTTGTAAACAAAAGGGTGTGTCCTATAACATGTCTGCCTCAGAGTATTGGACCCCACCTCATTCTTAGTGCCGCAGCAGACCTGCCCCTTCTTCCTACATGTCATTCGTGATGCACTGTTTATATGTTTTCTGTCcaggataacattttttttgtttgtttttgtactgagGTTTTTGATTTTACATTGATGTTGACAATGTCATGCCTCCTTTGTCTAAATCCCAAATATTTCTAATCAAGTTAAAGTCTGAACTTTGTAGTAATGATTTTGAGTTGTTCACATTTGAAGCTGATGAATTCTGATTCTCTTGTTCCACAttagaagtgaagtgaagtgaaatttattaatatagcacttttcagcagcaaggcgatcgacctgtccagggtctcCACTGCCTCTCGAaaagtgatggctggagatagaaACCAGCTTCCTGCCACCCAGAGAAgagaagtaaagaaaatgaatggatgtttGTGGAATGCAACATGACTCACTCAGTTTAATCAAAGAGGTAACTTTTTAGGTATTTTTCAAGtaaagttttgtaaatgaataaagaatAGAAcgaagcagttttgtttttgaagcagCATGCAAATATCAGTTGTTTTAGTCatcaaatgtgaaaatatgaGAATGTCTACATGACTAATGTTTTCTGCAATGTGCTTATCTGTATAAACTGAACGTGTGAACTCTtacacgtttcttttttttttttttgtagggtggcagtggctcagggttcgtcctgtaatcggagggttactggttcgagcccccgctccgtcagtctcagctgttgtgtccttgggcgagacacttcacccgctttgcctactggtggtggtcagagggctcagtggcgccggtgtgatggtagcctcacttctgtcagcccgccccagggcagctgtggctacaatgtagctcaccaccatcagtgagtgaatgtgtggatgaatgtgtgaagcactttggggtccctggactagataaagcgctatacaagtgcaagctatttaccatttaccatatTTGTTCACTTGTAACTCCTTCAGCCAACTtcatcaaatttttaaaattctcatGAACTGTGATATTTCTCTATTAGTGGCTCTATTGaccaaagttttacttttttgtgttattgaGGTCATAGTGACTTCAGACGCCCAAATATATGCTAAGTATATGACCACTTTCAATATATACATGTGTGTTTTTGatcacatatatacatacacatacacacacacacacctgtgtgcaTTGATTAGGTCATACAAAAAGgttactattacaacaatgtggcctgcctactctgatgctagattcagattaagtcttgattcaataaaataattcatgcaattgggattctcatcttgagattcccttattgtagagcaaatctgttctggcacatgtaggcagccatcttctctatatggtatgcctgagatgccacaatagaacaaaaaaaaattggagaaGCAATGTTTACATTACATTGTATTTACATGTATGAGTCCTCtaatcaaattttttttatttaaatatctgttACCAAGCTCatgtgaaagttttaataaaataaaaaatatcagtttaaattCAGGAATTTTATTACAGTAACTGCTCACACTCCTTTACATGCTTTCTTCTGCCCTATGCTGTCACAATAGCCCCACAATAGTAttaacagcagcagagcagagcaacAAATGTATTCACCGTGTAACTCGGGAAGACAATACATGTGGCCAATAGATACACTGTATACAGTTTAGCAGTAAGTTTATAGCATGAGATGAAACACTTACCAGTCTTGTAATAAGGAGCAGGCACAGCCACCTCCACCACGACCTCTTCTTCCTCCACCTTTACATCAGGTGGAGCCACCAGATAGATGAGTCCACCCCACATGTTCCAAACCTGCACCCTTTCTGATGCAACAGGGAATCTCGTAATAACATATGTCACTCaatacaacattttttatcCAGGTAATCTGGATCTTTTGATGACACAAACCATtttaacctggagagactcacactgAGAGATggagacaattagagtgttttattggctagaggtctttggcgctcgggccccggcagaagacgagtttgcagagaaccacTGTGAGCATGGATGATCGAcgtagggtgagagattaggaTAGTCTTCCcccgggacccggacctggtggtggTGTGGAGGACAAGGAAGAGGAGTCCAGAGAAGATTGAGAAAGCAAGGGTGAAGATGGGGGAGGTGGCGGGGCGAAACTTGgttggcgagcaggaggagccgtggacggggagccttatatcccGAACCTGGATGCTAATTGGCAGCTGCAAGTGAGGATCTGCGATAagtgatgctggacagctgggtgaATCTGCCAAGTTGAAATTACGGCGAGCCTTCACTTGTTACTTTGTTAGAAAATGCATATGGCATTATTTTTGCAGCATGTTAAGAGGACCAtcttaattattttagtttatgcACACTACCATCAATTTCCTGTTAACAAGCGCTGGTGATATGGTTATCCAGGTCTTCATGCCTGGAGAGAGGTACAGACCTGTACTGATCCACTCCTCATtttctgtgacacaaacagcaacaaaacataaaatttatttatataaaatgggTAGAAGGGAGGTAATACAATAAAACTCTCTGCTGCAGCATATAACACAATAGGAAGATATCTTTCATATTTCAAATTTATatcactctttttttaacaatagtgaGCTCTGACCTGCTGTTTGGGCATTAATCTTGATCTTTCGGTTGTTGACAACAGGTAGTGTTGGGATGTTCTTGATGAGAAAAGGCAGGAGGGCATCCTGGCTTAGGTAAACATTATACACGTTGGACTCCAGATTGAGACGCATGAGGTCCTGGGCACTGCTCACAGGGTTCTCGTCACTCACCTTAAAATGGAGTTCATTAGAAACACTTAGAGAACGTATCTTTCCACTTTGTATAGGCTTTGCCCTTTAAGATCCTTTTactcactttaaaaatgttaaatggtTTGGCAACCAATTATTTAACTGAACTTCTTGACTTTTAGAACCCTGAGCAGCATTGAGGCCCTCCAGCCATATGCTCTTACTGCAGCTGAGGGCTAAAATAAATCTCAAAGGGGATCGGCCTTTTGCAGTGGCAATCCCAAGAGTCTGGAACAACCTGCCCTTTGATATCCATACTGCAGAATCTGTGCAGTCATTTAAATCTCATCTTAAAACTCACAGTTTTACATTGGCTTTTAATTGAAGTTCAGTTTGTGTTCCAAATTTTTTATGTTgtggcatttctttgtttttagtttgtcctCAGCATATTGTATTCTTCTTGTTGGTTTTTCTGTGATTTagcagaatttgttttgttgatggattttcctgtttgtctttgacCTGCTTGTAAATCCCTTTGGTCAACTTTGTCGTATTTAAAtgttctatataaataaaattgacactGACATTCATGCACATCCTTCACACAGGGTGAGACCGTAAATTTTAATCGCTCGTTTAAAAGACGCCATGATCTCACAGTTTCCAAGCAACACAGtatctttgtttttccagccTGAATATTAGCCCAAGATTGTACTCTGTGCTGCTTGTGTGGACACAACTTTTTCTCTGCTCTCTCCATCCTCCTCTCCTCACCTGTCTGTGAGGACAAGCGGAGAAGGCGTACTGCACAAGCCCTTTCCAAAAAGGTGTCTTACCAATGCTTCCATTCAGCACACTCTGGCTGTGAGCTTGTGTGTAAAGTGCCCTCTGGAGGCTGACCTGCAGCCCTTCCGATCTGAGCCCCTCTTGGGTCACCACAGGAAAAACTTGTATACGAATGACAGCAGCAGGGGCTCTGGCTTGGCTCATCTCCATGACAACCAAAGTGCAATGAGTAAATGCACTCCCGTTTTTAGAGCATTGCTCAGAGGGGTGGTGTATATGTTCAATGGACAGGTGGATGGGACGACTGATCAGATGGGAGTACACACTGCAGGATCTGTCATTGTTTAGTGTGGCTGCGTAATAACGCATGACAAAAATCTGGTAGTCTAAGTagatatttgtgtaaatgtagTACTGAACAGACCAAGCGAGGCATTGACTGCATCCAGCTTCGAGTATAATTCCCTAGCAATCGCAGTAAAGGCCAAAGCCTATGGAGATTGTGTATTATACAGGCACAGCTCTTTAAGATCTGGACCTCACAGGCTCCTAAATGGCTGAAGAAAAAGCTAATTACCTGGTCTATTCACACAGCGTAATATATACAGACTGGGATGGGACCCAACCAGCATGTGGGCGTGAACTAAAGTTTTTAATGCTGTGCTGAAAGTGAGGGTAAATCTACTAGCTATACCTTTAAGAACTGCGCCTATACTAAGAACTCAACTCAGAACTCAgaacttttcaaaaaaataaaataaacattcatgTTACCTACCTGTGGCAGCCCCACCTTCAAGATGTCAGTGAGGATGGACAGAATCTGTGTGTAGGAGTAGCTGTCATAAGCCTTCATGCTCAAGAAGTGGGCACACTCCATTTCCAGTTGTTTTAAGAGCTCTTCATCTTGTTTCCTAAGTTCCCTGCCTTCAAGAACATGACCAGCAAAGCGATGCAGAAGACGGCGGAAGTGGAAGTAATTAGCTTGACTTGGTTGAGGAGCTTTGAAAACCCTATTACTAATGGTTTCCTTCAACACACTCAAGTCCATTTTGTTTAGGATCTTGTTTCCTGAAACACAGTAAATGGACATGTTTGACATGTAGCTCCTTCAAGCCCAAACTAACTAACCTTATTTCTCAGCTGGAGTCATAATTCTGGTGAGATCTCACTATTGGCTTTTGAAGAGGTcagaaaaactcacagaaacctGGAAAACCTGCTAGACCTCCTCACTCGAGATCGAAAAGATGCATGgagtcagagagtcaaaaaacagGGAAAGAGTCTGCGTTAAAGcttgaacagagtttatttactttcagcgctgaaaggagaCGCTTTGCCAAAATAATAGGAAAACCCAATTTGCGTCTGAGCGAGATCTCTAACACATAGCAGTTTTAACATGCTGCCCCTCCCAGAGATGCTACATCACACACCATGGCTCATCTTCGTCTGGACATCCGTCCAGGACCATATATggagttgttttcctgtcagttGGGTTTCTTCGGGAGGGTTTCAGTTTTCTActgagctgactcccccagTGTCCGTTATCTTGTAGCCGGTGCAGGCAGTCACACACACCATAAACTCACATGACTCATCACTCTGAACCCAACttcaaaacattatcatctgccttccCCTTTTGGGGGcaggaaataataaatctaaataataagaaactaaataagaataaactCATAACtcagaaataatctgaaaacCCAAACACCATGATGTGCAGTTTGCATTTTCAAGGTCATCATGCAAAACTGTGTTTGCAGGCCTGATAAGAGTCCAATGTAACTTTAAACAGATGCATATATGGTCAGCTCTCTACAGGatgtattgttttattactgTGTCAGTCTATTTCCCTGGTAGTTAATCCTGAAATTCAAATTTAAGAAAAAGATTATCACACCTGAGAAGTCTTGCAGTGGGTTTTGCTGTGGGTGTTCTTGTGCCCACCACCAGGCATGTCCACCAATCAGCAGGCCTCCTCCTTCTGCCACAAAGGCTTGGATTTTCTCAGGATCTTCTTCACTGTATGCtgtgcacacataaacactcaGGTCTTGCCTGAATGTTGTCTTCTCACATTCTAACCTTAAGTTGGGTAAAATGTTGACCTTTGGACAAAACCCTATGACCACATTCCTGCCTTGGTCCAGCCAACGAAACACATTATTCCAAAATGATGCCAGTTTCTATAAATATGGGAACAGTCAATGATTCCATTTTTAATTCAACATATTACAAATAACAAGTGTAAAATGACCTTAAGTTTTGAAATTTATAAACATTGTAATTATTTTACTCAGTATTTAGTGTTTggatgtaaagaaaaaaactagttcaaactgtaattttgtttttttataagcgaaaaaaacccaacacaaaatCATACTACTAAAACTTTAACTCAGATCCAATTAAAGCTTCATGTGTCACCAGAATTACTCGTCCCTTCCCAAAGTAGGTTCCTGCCAGGAATGCTTGTCCACCGTTTGTGGTACCAATGGCCGTGGATCAGAGCCTCAGAGAAAGCAGCATCTCCCTGGATGTCAAACTCTGAAATCCCTTTCAGCAGATACTCCAGATCTTCCTTAAAAGTCATTTCATTGCTGTGTTATAGCAAGAAGATGGAGACAGAATGAAAGGTGTGATGATGGATgatgaagaaaaaatgaaattcaaacTCAATGAACATTAAACAGCATTTCTAAGCAATATTTagccaaagttttttttttgtttctcatagCTACGTAAAGTAAATGTGCAAAGATGGGcctaaatgttacatttttattgtatatcTGAATGCAAGAAAAAGCtacaaagttattttatatGACTGTGCTATCATTTTGACTAGTAGTGCCCAACCTCTTCACTGATAAGTCCAACAACACTGACACATCAGTGTGTGCATAAAGCACATAGAGTAAAATCTTGTATCGGCAATTGTATTTACTTAAGAAAAATCCTATGACCGATACAGCTGTTGTGTCATACAGCAGTGAGGAACCAATCTTTGTTCAAGTGGAAGCAACATTTGCAACACATCTGCATTTGTGCATCCGAACAGAGGAGAGGAAactttggttgttgttttggctCTGCTATTTTCACTCTATTGTCTTTCCTCTAATTGTGCCAACATTGTGTTGTATAATAGTGGCGACATCTGATGGACTTAAGAAATCATTGCAGGCAACCTGTATAGAGAGTGGAGAGACTGAACTATTGTTCATTCGTTCAGTTTGACATGTGGACACCgaagaattaaataaaatacttactGAATGAAATTGACCTGTACGTatttcaattaatttgaatatAACCTAAATAATATGACTGAGTAATACAGTGTGAATATAATATAAGTGAAGAAATATAAGTGAAAATGggaaattaaagtgaaaattgtgtaaaaataatttaggaCATAGTAGTGGAATATATGTACTTCGTTTTCATTCAgttagtacttttttttttaatcatttggtGTCGACATGTCAGACTTAAGGAACTTATTTTAGTCTCTCCACTCCCTTTCTAGGTTGCCTGCGATGATTTCTTATGTCCAGTAGATGTCGCCATTAGGTCATACAACACCGTGTCAACAAAATTAGAGGAATGTACCCCATGATGTGTCAACTACTCATCACTACAA encodes the following:
- the LOC108247318 gene encoding TRPM8 channel-associated factor homolog; this encodes MSDQPTQSYHEDAYKSLVKGLKELDLRSSSVPCNLVLSGENAFPVVMNSDGHVLMAASRYGRGRVVVLSHERYLTLSPALVENAVIWLGGGESENLSLGVHQNLKAVADNLSKSNFQVSLVEGFSGSLGVSVYVSDAYQVGASAGDLVAFIKAGGGVLIGGQAWNWAAQNPNENLILQFSGNKVSGVAGIYFSDQYAKGENLPISPEIPTSWKSLHNKMTFKEDLEYLLKGISEFDIQGDAGLSEALIHGPLAFPIGATNDGQAFLAGTYFGKGRVILVTHESLIGSEKLASFWNNAIRWLDQGRNGVIGFRPEVNILPNLGLECEKTTFRQDLSVYVCTAYSEEDPEKIQAFVSEGGGLLIGGHAWWWAQEHPQQNPLQDFSGNKILNRMGLSVLEEIIGNGVFKAPEPSQANFFHFCRLLHRFAGHVLEGRELTKQDEEHLKQLEMECVHFLSMKAYDSYSYTQILSILTDILKVGMPQVGNMKL
- the LOC108247319 gene encoding TRPM8 channel-associated factor homolog, which codes for MTFKEDLEYLLKGISEFDIQGDAAFSEKLASFWNNVFRWLDQGRNVVIGFCPKVNILPNLRLECEKTTFRQDLSVYVCTAYSEEDPEKIQAFVAEGGGLLIGGHAWWWAQEHPQQNPLQDFSGNKILNKMDLSVLKETISNRVFKAPQPSQANYFHFRRLLHRFAGHVLEGRELRKQDEELLKQLEMECAHFLSMKAYDSYSYTQILSILTDILKVGLPQVSDENPVSSAQDLMRLNLESNVYNVYLSQDALLPFLIKNIPTLPVVNNRKIKINAQTAENEEWISTERVQVWNMWGGLIYLVAPPDVKVEEEEVVVEVAVPAPYYKTG